TTGAACTTACAGAATACGAAAATAAATCATTTCAACGTACCGAAATACCCGATTCAGCAGGAGTTGAGTTATATGAAAAATACAAAACCCAAGTAGATATAGAATTTCCTACCTATAAAACGAGAGAACATTGGAAACTCCAAGCAAAAGGATGGGTAGGTTACATTCCTGTAACTCATAAATTGCATATAAAAATAAATCCAAAAGTGCCGCTCCAAAACCTCTTCGGAATGCTGGAATATGCCTACAATTTTAAAGGTTTCCGCTTTCTCGAAGGTATGATGGATTGTAAATCCTTAGAGAATTTTTATAATAATCTGGCTCATATATTAGCCGATAAAGTTTTAGAGCGATGCCGCAAAGGATTATATCGTACTTACTTGCCCAAAACACAGCAGCTTTCTTTTGTACGGGGAAGGCTAGATGTGCAACAGCTAATTCAAAAGCCGTGGAATGTTAAACTTAAATGCGATTACGAAGAACATACGGCTGATATTAAAGAAAATCAAATCCTGGCATGGACACTTTATATCATTGGTCGTAGCAGCTTATGTTCAGAGAGAGTATCACCAACAGTACGAAAAGCCTATCATGCCCTACAAGGATTAGTAACGCTGCAACCTTGTAGCACAGAAGATTGTATTTTCAGACAGTATAATCGCCTTAATCCTGACTATGAACTATTACATAATTTATGTCGATTCTTTTTAGAAAATAGTAGCCCCAGTCATGAGAGAGGAAATTACAAAACTCTACCTTTTCTCGTCGATATGGCACATTTATATGAACTTTTTGTTGCAGAATGGCTTAATAAAAACA
The Nostoc punctiforme PCC 73102 genome window above contains:
- a CDS encoding McrC family protein; its protein translation is MDINPAQPRIIELTEYENKSFQRTEIPDSAGVELYEKYKTQVDIEFPTYKTREHWKLQAKGWVGYIPVTHKLHIKINPKVPLQNLFGMLEYAYNFKGFRFLEGMMDCKSLENFYNNLAHILADKVLERCRKGLYRTYLPKTQQLSFVRGRLDVQQLIQKPWNVKLKCDYEEHTADIKENQILAWTLYIIGRSSLCSERVSPTVRKAYHALQGLVTLQPCSTEDCIFRQYNRLNPDYELLHNLCRFFLENSSPSHERGNYKTLPFLVDMAHLYELFVAEWLNKNIPQGYFIKQQHPIEISQNRHFSIDILLCDTDTGKTIAVLDTK